In the genome of Perca fluviatilis chromosome 4, GENO_Pfluv_1.0, whole genome shotgun sequence, one region contains:
- the mbd1b gene encoding methyl-CpG-binding domain protein 1b, with the protein MNEEPRESLVPGREPVEKYVVQSTEKSSSEAENPAEVAPTQEPLASSGSLETKGNSSPDPVKETPGDETEEAKAAGGEPPVDWFEPLEDDDDSFGRHDPEEESLAGESERSESVADSEKTFRRIYQLQLPRRKRSHPDEGWDDWPVLGEGWKRKEVVRRSGSSIGQKDVYYLSPRGDRVRSRVELISVLEGMFDLSTFEYKSGKFLDGQAPPIRIRNRAKKKIRERSSSESSWMERGEGADTPDSYHRLTPSVGPKNLYSNQSSFSLYSTIGTPNEGSRNENPPAEDKIKLPLPSSSRALPLPSVNGEIGSEDSTLVCARCGISFTGTWYDKQRKRPCCPSCWAASKTKEHPMVRFRKWIPCGQCVGCHNTVNCGQCANCKHGQQSKESRKRLCRKRKCICPIRKDPGSGAFLLQRPYNDIPETFDDSMSFQSEVTDSQHPSLKSSDTENFSVNVDVDDEDDMSTDDDDDQWQTEFSRARCLVLDRWHKKRKRRSCGECKACLCRKDCGTCDFCIDKPKFGGSNKKRQKCRLRQCQRQAMRHLLPFQMGQADYGPDGSMLPGRPRPHYTYSRKSGFKKNKGPLSGLDLTDNEDEDSNFQAMNWSSEPASGSKHTYELNVRNQSSMQLNYLDFRQQNGLTDRVPHFSNHNNSELDQLSRWDADKSHAGRDVPKHGEVEEEEEEEEEEEFPMITQIFSLADNPSGSGADMENQLMKLLHSLRSTVMPILWYAIMVEGPQIQLIQCCKQSNLTDTMVLIDPGFCYQVTVQKQPLLPTHPLYDNYPAHLTSVTDVINLLLGLEKYVVCQGLPPKEPLSNTDPIILGLITI; encoded by the exons ATGAACGAGGAACCACGTGAGAGCCTTGTACCCGGCAGAGAGCCTGTGGAAAAATATGTGGTACAAAGCACAGAGAAGAGCAGCAGCGAAGCAGAAAACCCCGCTGAGGTAGCACCAACACAGGAGCCTTTGGCATCCTCAGGCAGTCTCGAAACAAAGGGAAACTCCAGCCCAGATCCTGTAAAGGAAACTCCAGGAGATGAAACGGAGGAGGCTAAGGCCGCTGGTGGGGAGCCTCCTGTTGACTGGTTCGAGCCActggaggatgatgatgatagcTTTGGTAGGCACGATCCAGAGGAAGAAAGCCTGGCAGGAGAAAGTGAAAGGAGTGAGAGTGTGGCAGACAGCGAGAAGACCTTCAGAAGGATTTATCA GCTTCAGCTTCCCCGCCGTAAGCGATCACATCCAGATGAAGGATGGGATGACTGGCCAGTACTTGGAGAGGGTTGGAAACGCAAAGAAGTTGTCCGGCGCTCAGGTTCTAGCATAGGACAGAAGGATGTCTATTACCTGAG TCCACGTGGTGATCGAGTGAGAAGTCGAGTAGAACTGATTTCAGTGCTGGAGGGAATGTTTGACTTGTCAACCTTTGAATACAAGTCAGGAAAGTTCCTAGATGGTCAAGCACCACCCATAAGAATTCGAAACAGAGCAAAG AAAAAAATCCGTGAGCGTTCTTCCTCAGAGTCCAgctggatggagagaggagagggggccGACACTCCAGACTCCTACCACAGGCTCACCCCCAGCGTGGGGCCCAAAAACCTCTACTCCAACCAGTCAAGTTTCTCCTTGTACAGTACAATAGGAACTCCAAACGAAGGCTCTCGCAATGAGAATCCACCAGCGGAAGATAAAATTAAACTTCCCCTTCCCTCATCATCCAGAGCACTTCCACTTCCCTCCGTAAATGGAGAAATTGGGTCCGAAGACAGCACACT GGTCTGTGCCAGATGTGGTATTTCCTTCACAGGCACATGGTATGACAAACAAAGGAAGAGGCCCTGCTGTCCCAGCTGTTGGG CAGCCTCAAAGACAAAAGAGCATCCGATGGTTCGTTTCAGAAAG TGGATTCCTTGTGGACAGTGTGTGGGATGCCACAACACAGTGAACTGTGGGCAGTGTGCCAACTGCAAGCATGGACAGCAGAGCAAAGAGTCCCGGAAACGCCTATGCCGGAAACGCAAATGTATATGTCCTATTCGCAAG GACCCTGGAAGTGGAGCCTTCCTGCTGCAGAGGCCTTATAATGACATTCCAGAAACGTTTGACGACAGCATGAGTTTCCAG AGTGAAGTTACAGACTCGCAG CACCCGAGTCTCAAAAGCAGCGACACCGAGAACTTCTCCGTCAACGTGGACGTTGATGATGAGGATGACATGTCAactgacgatgatgatgat CAGTGGCAAACCGAGTTTTCCAGGGCCAGGTGTTTAGTTCTTGACAGG TGGCATAAGAAGCGGAAGCGAAGGTCCTGTGGAGAATGCAAAGCCTGTCTCTGCAGGAAAGACTGTGGCACATGTGATTTCTGTATAGACAAACCAAAGTTTGGAGGCAGCAACAAGAAGAGGCAGAAGTGTCGACTACGTCAGTGTCAGAGACAGGCAATG AGACACTTGCTGCCTTTCCAGATGGGACAAGCTGACTATGGGCCAGATGGTTCAATGCTGCCGGGCAGGCCTAGACCTCACTACACATACAGTCGGAAGTCcggttttaagaaaaacaaaggACCGCTATCTGGCTTGGACTTAACTGACAATGAAGATGAGGACAGTAACTTCCAAGCA ATGAACTGGAGCTCTGAACCTGCCAGTGGTAGCAAACACACGTATGAACTGAATGTGAGAAACCAATCATCTATGCAG TTGAATTATTTGGATTTCAGACAGCAGAatggactgactgacagagTTCCTCACTTCAGCAACCACAACAACTCTGAATTA GACCAGCTAAGCAGATGGGATGCAGACAAATCACACGCAGGTAGAGATGTTCCAAAGCATGGTGAagtagaagaggaagaagaggaagaagaagaagaggagttCCCCATG ATCACACAGATCTTCAGTTTGGCTGATAACCCATCTGGGAGTGGTGCGGACATGGAAAACCAGCTAATGAAACTGCTACACTCTTTGCGCTCCACTGTAATGCCAATCCTATGGTATGCCATCATGGTGGAGGGCCCGCAGATACAGCTCATCCAGTGTTGTAAACAGTCCAACCTGACCGACACCATGGTGCTGATCGACCCAGGCTTCTGCTATCAAGTCACCGTCCAAAAGCAGCCGCTGCTCCCCACCCACCCTCTCTACGACAACTACCCAGCCCACTTAACCTCTGTGACTGATGTGATCAATCTGCTTTTGGGCCTGGAGAAGTACGTTGTTTGCCAGGGACTGCCCCCCAAAGAGCCTTTATCTAATACAGACCCAATAATACTGggac TGATCACAATATAA